CCCTGGAGCATGCTGCGCCCATAAGCTGATTCCTCTGGCAGCCTGGCAGGTGGGATTGAATCCCTGCCCGATACCGAGCGGCTGGCCCAGCACCTGGATTGTCGCGGCAACGAGAATGTTATTTGCTGTTAATCCTTCTCCAACGTTGGTCGTCTGCGCAAGAGCGTTTCTGACATCCGGGCGAACATCAAGCTCGATTAATCGCCGTAACCCTGGTGGAACAGGAGAGTGAGAGAGAACGCCTCGCTCAAGCATCAGTGCAAGCCCGTAAATAGCCTGACGGGTTGCTGGAAAAACGGATGCGCGGATCAATTGAATCACGAGCTCGTTATTTTCCTCCAGGTTGGCAATTCCTTTGCTGCTCAAATCAAGCGCATGAGGCAGCAATTGCGGCATCCGTTTCGACAGGTAGCGGATCAACGTTGCATGATGCGGTGCAACGAGACCGGTGGCACGCATGGACTTAGCAAACGAAACGCTTTCTGAAATAAGCTCCGAGCGTGACAGCCCTTTGAGCTGCGCGCGGTAAGCGTGCACATCCTTATAACGGCTGCTGATCTCTGATGGACCTTCGATCGCAGCGATAAAGCGTATAAGTTCAGATTTGTCATTGTCCTCATGTTCTCTTTCTAACATTTCTTTGGCCATTCGAATCATGGATACCGTCCGCTTAATCATAATCGGACGCTGCGCGGTCAGGCGTTTGATTTCGTCAATCAGCGTCTGAATGAGCGCGTTAGATGAAAGATGGTTCGCTAAGAACTGAAAGAGCTCACTGGCTTTTTCATCATTCTCTTGTTTTTCAATCCGTGCGCTCTCCGAAGCATCCGGAAATAGAAGGTTCAAGTTAAGAACCATCACTTCATTTAGAAATTCTTCTGCCATCTGCGGAGTTACGGCTGGATTGACATATCGTTCTTTCGCAAGAGCCAGCATACGCAGCTCACTTAAGATCTCAATGATCATCGGCAGTCCTTTTGCTTTTAAGGATCCAGCAACTAGTGGGGGTTGAAGCTTATTCGCTTCCTCCCATGGTCCATCCTGGAATATACCGGTTTGTTCGAATCGGTCGGCATATCCATAGAGGTGCTCCAGTCCGTTTTCCGTTTCGATGAGGCGATTGGCCTCCTGATAGACATCGGTCTGGTATCTTGATTTTGCAAAAGGCGGCGCTTCTTCTAAAGCAGCCAGGGCCTGAGAGAATCGTTCGATAATAACACCTGTAGGTTGAGGCATTTCACCTCTCCTTTCTATAAAAACTTCACTTGTCTAGACGTAGAAATCATACTGCTCGTAACGTTTCAGAAGACCCGTCATTTCCTCACTATCTTTTCCGTAGAAAAAGATGGTCCCATAATGGTTCCCAAAACCCACACGTTCGGCTACTTTACCTTGAGGCGGGGTAAACATATCGTGTTTTTCAAAGTAGGAATGGTGCTCCAGTTCCTCAGGGATTTCAAGGTCTTTTACATAATCCGTATTAGGATGGACCATCAGACATCCAGCGTAAGCTTCATATTGGTACGGATCCGGGAAGAATTGCTCCATTTCCTCTTCGGTCGTATTCGGATCACTGCATAGAATTTGTGCTTCATAGGCACTGAATCCGTAAGCACGCTCAATAAGCTCAAAGATATGTCCGCCTGGCACACGGGCAGCCACTTCACCGAAGTGCAGGGTTCCATCTGGAGTGAGGAAATATTCAGGGTGGATCACGCCGTATTCGATTTCGAAGGCATCCACCAGCTGCTGGACCGCTCGTTCAATCAGAGGTCTCTTCTCTTCCAGTGATGGCGAAGCGGGGACAAAATTGGAATAGCCTAAACGAATATATTCCGTAATATTTAGAAAGCGAACCTTTCCCTTATGAACAAAGGCTTCACATGAAAACTCCTGTCCATCCAGATGACTTTCCATTAAGAGCGGGAAGTCTGTATCCTGAATTTGTTCAATTCCTTCGGCGGTATTGATAGCCAGGTGACCAACAGATCCAGCTTTGTCCAGTGGTTTTACGTGGATCGGATCAAGATGATCGCCATCTATCTTAAGCAACGCTTCATTTACCCGTTTTAAAAAACGTTCTACGTCGTCTTTGCTGCGCGCCTCTTCAAAAACGCCTACCTTAATACCCGAGATTTGCGCTTTACGCTTCATCATCCCTTTATCCCGTAATAATAAGGAACGGTTAAATACACGCGGATCTTCGCGGAAGCGGGCATTTAGGGCTCCAGCCCACTCGACACATTCTTCATATAAAGGAACGGCTACTTCTGCGCCCATTTCTTTCAGCTGCATATAGAGGTGATCAGAGCTTTCATTGATCTTGTTGAAATCCCATCCGACAAACGGAATTTCGTGTTTCTCAGCATAGGATTCAAAATCGGGCGGACCCACTACGATGAACGGCCGGTTCATTTTCGCGGCAGCTTCTATTGCCTGCACGCTCCATCCAATCAAAGCTGTATAATAAGGCTTCGTTTTCTCCGATTCCTCTACAGTTGTATTCAATTCAAGTTGATCAAGTTCCATCTCATCGCTCTCCTTTTAAAATGACTTTTCTGGAATTTGAAACCGCATCATTTTTCCTTGTAGTCATGAACGGTCTCTATCATTTTAAAAGTATCAAAGTCTAGCAAAAACTGTAAGCATTATTATTGCATTCGACAATCAAAGTCAAAATTCGTGTTTCTTCTACACTATATGCAGGAGGATCCTTTAATAAAATAACAGGAATGGTAATGACAATATATACCAACAAATAGACAAGAATAAACCTGTTTGCAAAGTTTTAATAATAAGGGATTGTTATAGGTTGTTCCTAGTGATCTGAATAGGTGTATATGTCTGTAAGGCAGGATTGTTGAAGTTCATATTAAATCAATATCCATAATCCTCTAGGAAGATTTATCCTTTTATAGAATATAGTACAAAAAGAATTCTGCATTATTTCATATATACTGATTAATTAATGGTATTTTGAAGTAAGTACCAAGGTTGGGGTTGAGGAGTGTTGTTTAATAAAAAAATTATAAAAGAAATTGGGATTCATGTATCTCTGATTCTGCATTTAAGTTGGAAGAGATCATTAGATTAGTAGTTGAGTGATTGTTTTTATTATACTTCCTTACATGGGAAATTGTCTGGCATTATGGATTTATGACGGATAATGGAATTTGTTCCAACAATAGAGGTTCGTGGTTTCTACTATGAATAGTATTTTTAAAAGAATAGAGAAAGGGGCGAGTCCTATGGAAAAGTCTTATGGGTTCACAAAGCGATTTAAAGAATTCTTTACGGAAAATAGTAAGGTCTTTGAAGACACTCTTTTATCGGAAGCGGAGAATGTTCAAGACAAGATTGATGAAATCATGCGAGTGGGGAACATTGACCTTGTTAACAATGCGCATACCTTAGTTATGTATATTATTAATGAAGAAGATGAATCCTTGAAGAAATTTGCTGAAAAAGAGGGGGTTGCCTGGGCTACGCACTCCATTGATCTATCATTCAAGCTAGAATGGGTCCATTCTATACGTAGATCGTTGTGGTTATTTATAGAAAAATACTATAAAGAGAACGAAAATAACCAAATGGAGGATTTTTTTCAGTTGGAAACCGAAATTAATAATCGTGTAGATGACTTTTTGAATACATTCTTCATTCGTTATTCAACATACAAAGATGCATTAATTAAGGCTCAGCAGCAGTTGGTTGAAAACCTTTCTGTACCCATTATCCCTATTGATGATTCCATCTTCGTTCTTCCTCTTATCGGTACAATGGATACTAAACGTGCCGAAATTCTTCAAGAGAAAGTGTTAACAAAGGTTTCTGAATTGAGCATAGCAACATTAATTCTGGATTTATCCGGAGTCGCATTAATGGATCGTGATTCTATCATCGAATTAAAGAAGAGTATTGATGGTTTGAATATGATGGGCTGCAAAACGGTGATTACTGGTCTAAGTCAAGAAATCGTACGAGAGGTCTTGAATACCGGGCTTACATTCAATTTTCAGACCGAGACTTTAGCTACTTTACAGCAAGCGTTAAGCAAATATTTCCTTCCCTAATTCGAATAAAGTACCGCACCCCTTTTAAAGATATGGCGTATTTTATTTGGCACAACAGTAGCTAAGGAGCGATTCAATAATTATATTGAATTCAAGTCTTAAATAGACGGGAGGGTTCCAATAAGAGATCATGCTTTGTTGTTGACTCTGTTAAACTTCTGTGTGGATTTTAAGGATAAGCTCCCATTACTTGAAGACTTGATTTCGAGACATTTGTTGAGCGGAAGGTCCTGCGGGGGATGATTTCGCTTTCCGCGGGCATGTGCTGAGCTTCCTCGGGCTTAACAGCCCTGCGGGATCTCACCGATCATGTTCATCCCGCAGGAGTCTACATCATCCCCCTCCGGACCTGGCCGAATAAGAAACTCGAAATCCACCCAAGATGCCTGCTAAACTTAACTGGAGAGCAAAAAAATATCTAGCTTATTTAAGTGTACAACCCCTGATATATAAGGGGTTAAGGCTGATCCAGAACGATTAACTCTCTTATAGAAGGGTCCGTTCACTCCTCAATCATAGGATGGCGGAGGAAACGACGAGACTCCCGCGGGAGAAGGAGCTAGGCGAGACCCCACAAGGAGTGTTAACGACTGAGGAGGCTTGCCAGTTCCCCCGCAGGAAAGCGAGTTGTTTCCGTAGCCAGCCCCTCTCTATATCAGCAACGGACCCAAGTTATCTCGAAACTGAGTCTTCAACTATCCGGCCCTATTGCGTAATAAGCTTTATAAGAAAAATCAACAATATACGTTTACAGAGTCTTTTAGTTAAATTTGGATCGTTGGCTTGAAGGGGTGAGTTTAACTTTTTAAGTTATAATATCCAGGTGAAAAGACACTTTCCTATAGATAAGAAGATCCGTATGGATCCCCTATCTATATAAAAGCATGGCAAATCTACCATTTTTCTTAAAATAGGTTTAAGCAAGGGTTTTTTTGTCAAAAGTACCCCAAAAGGGTGATGAATAATGACTAGCGAACTAAAAGAAAAACAACGCTATCGAGACAGATTAAAAAAGCTGAATCCAGCTAAAGCTATAAAACGCAGCAGGAAGCATTTTTCGGAGAAAGAATATGGGGAAAAGATCCGTACGAATAGCAGCCGGATTGGATCGAAAATTGTGTACTATAGTCTCTTACTCTATTATGCATTTAAGAGTGAAAATACACCGAAGAAAGCGAAGCTCACAATTGCCGGTGCGCTGGGTTATTTGATCCTTCCGGTTGATTTAATTCCAGACTTTATTCCAGTCGTCGGTTTCACGGATGACAGTGCTGTCATCGTTTATGCGGTCTATCAGGTGATTTCTCATATTGATGAGAATGTGAGGGAGCAGGCACGAAATCGAGTGAGCAGTCTGTTCGGAGAGTCCGTATTGAACGATTTGGAAGATCCGTCCAAAGATTCAGCAGAAAATCCACAGCAATAGATGGAGGAAGGTTATGAATCAAGTAGACATACGTGAAGTGGCCGACGCCATCGAGTTGCAGGTAGAAGGCAACTTGGCGCTGATAGATAAAATCGATGGCAAGATTGTAAACGTTACTGATGAAGCGATAGAAGATGTAGAAGAGGAAGAGGACTTCGATCATTTGCAGGAATGGGAAAGGGAAGAACGCCATTTAGCGCAGCATATTCTGGAGAATAAGACACGGTATGCTCAAGTGCCGGATTGTTCTGATGTTGATGAGTATCAGCTAATGGAATCGTTCATCGACTCGCTTCAAGATGATCAGGCGCGTAACGATTTATCAAAAGCGATCCGTGGGAAGGGCGCTTTCCGCAGATTTAAAGATCAGATTGTGACTTATGGGGTTGCTGATCAATGGTATGATTATCAGAGTACCTATTATCGAGCGCTTGCCATTGAATGGTGTGAGGACAACGATATTCCTTACAAAGAGTAAATAAAACTTTTAAAACCGCCTGTCCGGCAATTCGGACAGGCGGTTTTTATTTATGCTTTCGTCTTATAAGAAGTGATGTGATCCTGCAGTGTATCGTCCTTGCCGAACAGGAAGTGTTTCTCCATATCCGGGGAATACGTAGAGTTTACAGCCGTACGTCCTACGGTTTCTGCTACTTCACGAAGCATAGCCGGAGAAGCTCCGCAGCAGAGTCCCAGGTAGTTCACGCCAATGCTGTGTGCTTCTCTGGCCCATTCGGCGAGCTCATAGCGGTTCGTGTAAAGTGGATCGAGAGACGTTGGGAACGTCGTTTCTGTCGGAAGTGTACAAGCGCAGCCACCGTCCGGCAGGTTGAAGAAGGTAGGGTGTTCTTCCGTCGTGCGGTAAGGAATGGGAAGGGCCCCTACATAACCGTCCAAGGTATTACGGATTTTTTCTACATATGGCTGCATTGTAGCTGGTCCGCGGAAGCAGTTCATTCCGACGACAAGAGCGCCTTTTTCTTTTAATAGACGGCAGGCTTCTTCTACCTCATAGCCGTCCCGAAGGATATTCTCGCCCATCAGACCGAACGTGATCACAGCAGGGAGATCTTGTTTTTGAATTTCTTCAAGAGCAATAAGGGCTTCCTCATAATAATAGAAGGTTTCACCGTTCACAAAGTCTACGCCTTCTTCCTTACACCAGCCAATCATCTCTGCAAACATGCTTCTTGTTTTTTCAACAGCTTCAGGATCATCCGGGTTGAACAAGTTCGTGTTGGAAATGTTTCCGGCTACGAGCGCTTCTTCTTCTGGATGTTCCTGCGCCACTTCTTTAGCTAGACGGATAGCCTGGCGGTTAAGCGGTTCTAATAACTCCTCTTTACCGATGATTCTCATTTTTTCGCGGTGACCGTTATAGGTAAACGCCAAGACGACGTCGGAGCCTGCGAGCATATAGTCACGATACGTTTGTTTTAGTGCCTGAGGGTTATCAAGGGCAACTTCAGGTACAAAGGATCCGGCCTGTAAATAGCCGCGACGCTCCAGTTCAAATAAGTATCCTTCTCCACAAATAACGGGTCCATCCTGTAATCTCTGTTCTAATGATCGTTTCATTTCATTCAACAACCTTTCCATTTTGTAATCATAATTATATTAGTTGAAAGCTAATGCCCTTTTTACAGGGACACGCCGACTTTCTGTCTGGTACGGGCAACTGCCTGTAAAGCTTGTTCAATGTCTTCAATTAAATCACCGGGGTGTTCAAGTCCGACGGAGAGTCTGAGCAAACCATCAGTAATACCACGTTTCGCTCGTTCTTTTTCCGGCATAGCTGCATGGGACATCGTGGCCGGATAAGATAGAATCGATTCCACAGCCCCAAGGCTAACGGCAAAGACAGGGAGACGGATCTGCTCCACAAACGCTTTGGCTGCTTCTTTATCCGCCAGGCGGAATGACAGCAAGGCCCCTGCTCCGGTCGATTGTCTACGGTGAATCGGATGACCGGCGTGATGGGAAAGTCCTGGGTAGTAAACCTCTTCCACCAGGGAGTGCTCTTGCAGATGAGAAACAATTTTAAGTGCTGAGTCTGACGACTGCTTCAGCCGGGCACCGAGAGTCTTGATCCCCTGAATGAGCTGGTAAGAGTCCTGAGCGCCGAGAATAGAACCGAAGGAGTTTTGAATAAAAGCGAGTCTCTCTCCAAGTTCTTCATTTTTAGTTACGGCAAGCCCTGCAATGATATCACTGTGACCGGATAAAAACTTGGTCGCACTATGCAGGACGATATCGGCTCCAAGCTCAAGTGGATTCTGATAGAGCGGCGTCATGAATGTATTATCCACGAAGGTTAAACATCCATGGGCTTTAGCAAGTTTTGCCACTCCTTCAATATCTGTGATATTTAAGCAAGGGTTGGACGGCGTCTCTACATAAATAACTTTTGTATTGGACTGGATCGCCCGGCTGGTTTCGTTGAGATCGGTCATGTTAACGAAAGTGTGATCGATATTGTATTTGCCAAGCATTTCGGTGATTAATCGGAATGTCCCGCCATAGACATCTTTGGAAACAAGTACATGGTCACCGGCGGAAAGCAGCATAAAGGCAGAGGAGATAGCTGCCATGCCAGATGAGAAGGCGAGACCTCTTGCGCCGCCTTCCAAGTTAGCGATTGTATCCTCAAGCACCTGTCTCGTTGGATTTCCGGACCTGCTGTAATCATAAGGACCCATCGTATCGAAGCTTTCCTGATGGAAGGTTGAGGATAAGTAGATTGGTACATTCACTGCACCGGTAGCCGGTTCGTGATGACTTCGATTATTCGCAGAGCCGTGGATGAAACGGGTTTCCAACTGATCGTTTTCTGGCCTCATTGTATTTCCTCCTTTTGAATAGCAGAGAGAGCGTGCTTCAAATCATCAATCAGATCGTCTTCATGTTCTGTACCTACGGAGAAGCGAAGCAGACGGTCACAGATTCCGCGTTCTTCCCGTTCTTCTTTTGGAATATCCGCGTGCGTCTGCGTGGCCGGGTACGTAATGAAGCTTTCGACTCCTCCGAGACTTTCGGCAAAAGAGATGACTGACAAATTCTCAAGAAAATCAGAGATGCTGGAAGGATCCTCCACACGGAATGAAATCATTCCTCCTTTTCCAGGATAAAAGACTTTTCTAATGCCCGGATCGTTTCTTAGAAACTCAACAATAGCCTTCGCATTCGCCTGCTGTTTATCGAAACGAAGCGGCAGGGTCTTTAATCCACGTATTAAGAGCCAACAGTCAAAAGGGGAGAGGACAGCACCTGATGAATTTTGGAAGAAAGCGAGCTTCTCACAAATCTCTTCTCCTTTGGCGACGACCACACCGGCTAATACATCGTTGTGCCCGCCAATATATTTGGTAGCGCTGTGGATCACAATGTCCGCTCCTAAGTCCAGCGGCTGCTGGAGGTAAGGCGTTAAGAATGTGTTATCGACAATGAGCAAAAGGTTATGCTTCTTAGCAATCTTTGAAACTTCTTCTATGTCCACTTCCTGCAGCAGCGGGTTGGTCGGCGTTTCAAGAAAGATGGCTTTTGTTTTCTCGGTAATGACACTCTCAACATCCGTGAAATCGGAGTAGGTTGAATGGATCTGGTAAGCATCTGCGTAGTGTTCGAGTAAACGGTACGTGCCGCCGTAAATATCTTCCGCAACGATCAATTCTTCATTTGCACGGAACAGGGAAAGGATCAACTGGATCGCTGCCATTCCTGAACTGCAGGCGAAGGCTTGATCACCGTTTTCAAGCTGGGCCATGCCTTCTTCGAGAAGATGGCGTGTCGGGTTTTTGGTGCGGGTATAATCATATCCGGTGGATACCCCGAGTGATTTATGCTGATAAGCGGTAGATAAATAGATGGGCGGATTCACAGCCCCTGTTTCTTCATCACTGTTATTGCCTAGCTGGGCTAAAATTGTTTCAATCCTGTTCCGTGCCATGGTGATCATCTCCTTCGTAAAAAAAATGGATATAAAAAAAGGACCTCCTTGAAGAAGAAGGTCCTTTATGTATAAAGAGTCTCCTTATCTTCAAGGTATAACTACTACCTTCTGGATTTAGCACCGTGCCAATGGCTGGTTGCTGAGGTATCAAAGGGCCAGTCCCTACACCTCTCTGGATAAGTTTTATTATTATGTAATTTTTGGAAAATCAACTGCTGAACACTTTACATGAAAGGTATGCTTAAATCAAGAATGATATTAAAAATTACTAAAAATTTCTTTCAAAAATTAGGCGGTTATCATTTCGCTTGCGATTTACAATACAGGAAAACAATTCAAGAATCAAGAGAGTTTTCAGAAAAAATTCATTTTTCTAAAACTGATACTTTGTTTGAAAAAAATCATTTAACCCCCCAGTCCACCTAAAGACAGGGGGGGAATGATTTTATGCATATTGCTGAAGCTGCTTATACATTTGTTCGCCTTCTTTGTTCAGGACGTTACCTTTGCCGTGACATTTCGAGCATTCCTTCACATAACTGGTTTCTTCGATGGCCATCTTCCAGGCTAGTGTCTCATTGGCATAGTTTACACGCTGGTAATGGTCCACAATTAAATTGGCTTTTCCATCATCATATTCCTTATACTTTCCAGATCCGTGACAGAGAGGGCATACATTATATAGAGTACTCACCGATTGAGTCTGCATTACGCTCACTTCCTTATAGTTTATTATTATAAATTATGATTGATTTTACGTAATATTCAGTCTATTTGCAAGGTAATTTTCTGTTTTTTCCAAATATAAATAAGAAAAAAAGTCATGAGAGTGGATGGAACAAGGGTTCAGGGTATTTGTTAAAATATTGTGAACACGCATAGGGAGGGAGAAGATATAGTTTTATATAAGTGTTAAACAGTCATGAAAAAAACCCGACTGACAGGTGCTTGGAATTTCTATTTATATTATGATTTGGCTTCTGTAAACCACTTATAATTGGGCACTTCTTGTCCGGTGTCCCTGGCTGTATTATCCACCATATAGATTGTTGTTTATTCGGGAGATTCCATTTAGGCTGTACCTCAATTCATCTTGAGTCGTCCTGAAATTTTTACAAATGGATGTGTTAGATATCGTTGTGGTTTTATCCAGAAAGGCTGTCTAAAGAGGCGGAGTGTTGAAGACTTACTTATTAAGGCAGAACGACCGAATTACAGGTGGGGAGGCGGCGCAATAGAACAGACTCACAGGGCAATTGCCATAATAAAAAGCCATCGGGAACTGTATCCCCGATGGCTAATATACGGAAATCTATTTATTTTCCGATGAACATTTGCGTCCAGTAGTTTCCGTCTTCTACATAACCGACCCCGATGTGAGTGAAGTTCGGATTCATGATGTTTTTACGGTGACCTTCACTATTCATCCAGCCCTGGACTACTTGCTCAGGAGAAGTATGGCCCATAGCGATATTTTCACCAGCCGTACGGTAGTCGATGCCATAGTCTCTTAACATATCAAACGGAGATCCGTAGGTTGGGCTTGTGTGGGAAAAGTAGTCATTTTTCTGCATATCGAGAGACTTATCTCCCGCGACAGCACTTAACTCTGTATCTAGTTCGAGAGGCTCTAGTCCCTGCTTCGCGCGTTCCTGGTTGGTCAGCTCTACAACTTGTTGTTCAAAATCTGAGATTTCAGATTGATCGGCTTGCTCTGTCGTGTTGTCTTGAGGAACGGCCTGTTCGGACGGCTGCTCCTGCTCTTCTGGCTGAGCTTCAGGTACTTGCTGAGTAGGTTCTGCTGGTTCTTCTTTCACCGGTTGTTCCTGAACTGTGGCTTTTGGCTGTTCAGGTTTCTCTTCAGGTTGAGTTTGAGTTTGGAATTGCTCCCGAAGAGACTGAATATCCACTTGTTGGATATTTTGACTCTTTAAGGCTTCTTCATTTTGGTGAACCCAGTTCACCACGTATTGTATGTGAACATTTCCTTGCTGGAATTTATGAGACTCGCTGTCTCCTGAAGATGCGAGAGAAGTTGCTGGAGAAGCTAGTAGTGATAGTGCAAGAGCTCCTGATAGAATCAATGATTTGCCTTTCATACTCGAATTCCTCCTTGAAAGTTATGTTTTTGGAACAATTTCATCCTATCATCTGGTTTTTGTAATAATATTGGATTTTTTTAGTAATAAAGAGATGAACTTAACTCTGAACATCTCTTAGGGAAAATTATCGCTTCGGCGAAAGCAGATAGATCTTTAAATTTCGGGAAATTTAAGTACTACTATGAAAATAGTAAAATAAATCTTTTATTGGAATTTTTATCATTTAGTAGTATAAATTAGCGGTATTAGACGGTTGACAGGGGTTTTAGTACCTTGGTTTTTTTACAAATATGTCTGGGATGTTACATCGATCCTATTAGAAATTTTAAGAATGACTGCCTAAACAAAAGGGAAGGGAACAGGAGAAAGGATGAGGCGAATGAAATTAGAAGGAAAAATAGCACTAGTTACAGGTGGGTCAAGAGGACTCGGGAAAGTCATTAGTAAACATCTTGCTGCTGAAGGAGCACGAGTGGTGGTGAACTACGGAAGTAATCCGGACCCGGCCAATGAAACCGTGGATGAAATCAGGGGGAAAGACGGAGAAGCCATCGCTGTACAGGCTGATATAACCGATGAGGACTCCGTGAACGAGCTCGTTCGTAAGGTTCAGGAATCATATGGTGAGAATATAGATATTGTCGTTAATAATGCTTCAGGACCTCAGCCGGAGTACTCCCTTGAAGAAAATACTTGGGAAACGTACATGGATCAGCTTCAGTTTTTTGTTAAAGCGCCATTAATTCTAACAAAAGCAGTTATGCCTGGCATGAAGGAGAACCAATACGGCCGTATTATTAATATTGGCAGTGAAGTTGTACAGCTTGGAAATGCCAATTTCTCAAACTATGTAACAGCTAAATCAGCCATGATTGGCATGACCCGTTCCTGGGCAAATGAACTTGGACCGCACGGTATTAATGTGAACCTTGTTAATCCAGGTTTTATTCCTGTAGAGAGACACGGGGAGGTAGATCCTTCTACCCTGGAGGGTTACAGCAGTCAGCTGCCTCTTCGGCGTATGGGGAAACCTGAAGACATAGCTAGTTCAGTTGTTTTCTTGGCATCTGATGATTCTCAATTTATTACCGGACAATCGATTTCTGTGAATGGAGGAAATACATTTGGGGTTTAATGAAGTTCAACTCTTTTTCTAAGTAACCTTTCTCCAAACGGAACGTCTAATTCTATATAGGAGATTAAAATCCATGTACGGGAGGGCGTTCAATGAGACACAGGAAGTTCAGGTTGCTGATGCTCGGAATCCTGCTCGGGGCCGGCGGTTACGGCTGCGAAAATAGACAGCCAATTGAGCCGCCTCAGGAGAATCCTGTAGAAAGCATAGAAGAAGAGGTATTAGAGAACGAAGAATCCTCCACGAATCTACCCGGAGAAAATTCTCGTAAAAGTATGATAGCTAACGATGAGGAAATCATTGAAATGCTGAAAGCTTCTGGTGAGCTTAAAGATAACGCCACGGCAGCGGAAATAAAGAGAGCTCTTCAGGACTACCTCGGAGGCAAAGCTCAATCGAAAAAGAATGAGAAAATAAAAAGTGAACCAGAACTGCCCTGAAGGCTGCATAGCCCCCTGGGCAAGTGTTGGTTCACTTTTCTTACTAGCATAACGGACTGAGTTCATAACCTCTTCATCGTGTGTAAGAGGAGCTGTCTAGGTTTCTTAAAAAGACTCCATACACAAATCAAGAAAGCTCGGAGTAAAAACACACTCCGAGCTTTTTTATGCTGCTAACATCTAAAATGCCCCTGATCCCCCGCCGCTGCCGCCAACACCAGCTCCGCCTCCGCCAGCGTTTGCGCTGGCTGCAGCTGCAGCCGAGATGGTTTGATCCGCTTCGCTGAAGCTTGATTGCAGTGAAGCAGCAAGGATAATAAAGAGCATCATATCATTGGGGGCAGCCGGTGTGTGCGTTTCCATACTGGAGAGTGAGCGGTTTCGAGCCTCGGGCTCATTTTCTACTTTTCTATGTCCTGTGCCAAGCTCATAAAGAAAAATGCGAAGTTGTTCATCATCAGTTAAAGACCCTCGGTCGCTCTCTGTCTGCAGCAGTTTTTTCCATTGCATCTGAATCTTTTTACCTTTAATCGTATGCGGGCGATAAGCAAATGCCGTTACCAGTAACAAGGCTCCAGCAATGATGTAT
The Halobacillus halophilus DSM 2266 DNA segment above includes these coding regions:
- a CDS encoding STAS domain-containing protein codes for the protein MEKSYGFTKRFKEFFTENSKVFEDTLLSEAENVQDKIDEIMRVGNIDLVNNAHTLVMYIINEEDESLKKFAEKEGVAWATHSIDLSFKLEWVHSIRRSLWLFIEKYYKENENNQMEDFFQLETEINNRVDDFLNTFFIRYSTYKDALIKAQQQLVENLSVPIIPIDDSIFVLPLIGTMDTKRAEILQEKVLTKVSELSIATLILDLSGVALMDRDSIIELKKSIDGLNMMGCKTVITGLSQEIVREVLNTGLTFNFQTETLATLQQALSKYFLP
- the metC gene encoding cystathionine beta-lyase, encoding MRPENDQLETRFIHGSANNRSHHEPATGAVNVPIYLSSTFHQESFDTMGPYDYSRSGNPTRQVLEDTIANLEGGARGLAFSSGMAAISSAFMLLSAGDHVLVSKDVYGGTFRLITEMLGKYNIDHTFVNMTDLNETSRAIQSNTKVIYVETPSNPCLNITDIEGVAKLAKAHGCLTFVDNTFMTPLYQNPLELGADIVLHSATKFLSGHSDIIAGLAVTKNEELGERLAFIQNSFGSILGAQDSYQLIQGIKTLGARLKQSSDSALKIVSHLQEHSLVEEVYYPGLSHHAGHPIHRRQSTGAGALLSFRLADKEAAKAFVEQIRLPVFAVSLGAVESILSYPATMSHAAMPEKERAKRGITDGLLRLSVGLEHPGDLIEDIEQALQAVARTRQKVGVSL
- a CDS encoding homocysteine S-methyltransferase family protein: MKRSLEQRLQDGPVICGEGYLFELERRGYLQAGSFVPEVALDNPQALKQTYRDYMLAGSDVVLAFTYNGHREKMRIIGKEELLEPLNRQAIRLAKEVAQEHPEEEALVAGNISNTNLFNPDDPEAVEKTRSMFAEMIGWCKEEGVDFVNGETFYYYEEALIALEEIQKQDLPAVITFGLMGENILRDGYEVEEACRLLKEKGALVVGMNCFRGPATMQPYVEKIRNTLDGYVGALPIPYRTTEEHPTFFNLPDGGCACTLPTETTFPTSLDPLYTNRYELAEWAREAHSIGVNYLGLCCGASPAMLREVAETVGRTAVNSTYSPDMEKHFLFGKDDTLQDHITSYKTKA
- a CDS encoding ATP-grasp domain-containing protein; this translates as MELDQLELNTTVEESEKTKPYYTALIGWSVQAIEAAAKMNRPFIVVGPPDFESYAEKHEIPFVGWDFNKINESSDHLYMQLKEMGAEVAVPLYEECVEWAGALNARFREDPRVFNRSLLLRDKGMMKRKAQISGIKVGVFEEARSKDDVERFLKRVNEALLKIDGDHLDPIHVKPLDKAGSVGHLAINTAEGIEQIQDTDFPLLMESHLDGQEFSCEAFVHKGKVRFLNITEYIRLGYSNFVPASPSLEEKRPLIERAVQQLVDAFEIEYGVIHPEYFLTPDGTLHFGEVAARVPGGHIFELIERAYGFSAYEAQILCSDPNTTEEEMEQFFPDPYQYEAYAGCLMVHPNTDYVKDLEIPEELEHHSYFEKHDMFTPPQGKVAERVGFGNHYGTIFFYGKDSEEMTGLLKRYEQYDFYV
- a CDS encoding YkvA family protein, whose translation is MTSELKEKQRYRDRLKKLNPAKAIKRSRKHFSEKEYGEKIRTNSSRIGSKIVYYSLLLYYAFKSENTPKKAKLTIAGALGYLILPVDLIPDFIPVVGFTDDSAVIVYAVYQVISHIDENVREQARNRVSSLFGESVLNDLEDPSKDSAENPQQ
- a CDS encoding UPF0158 family protein, whose protein sequence is MNQVDIREVADAIELQVEGNLALIDKIDGKIVNVTDEAIEDVEEEEDFDHLQEWEREERHLAQHILENKTRYAQVPDCSDVDEYQLMESFIDSLQDDQARNDLSKAIRGKGAFRRFKDQIVTYGVADQWYDYQSTYYRALAIEWCEDNDIPYKE